The Bacillota bacterium genome contains the following window.
CCGTCCTGCCGGTCGCCTTTGGTACGGTGGTTCCCGGCGAGGGCGAACTGAGGGCCTGTCTGGACCGATACCGCAGCCTACTCGCAACCGAACTGGAGCGATTGCGCGATAAGGTTGAGGTCGAACTGAAGGCCTTCTGGGTACCCGAAGCTCTAATGCGTGCGGCAGGCTACAAGCCCGGAGAGTTCCAGTCAACGGAGGCCCTTCATCCCAACCGGCGTTACCAGCTTGCCCTCGAGGTGGGCCAGGTGGTGGCAGCGACGGTAGAAGCCTGGCGGCAGCGTCTCGCCCCGGAGATCTGCAGTTACCTGGCTCCCTGCTGCCTGGGATACCGGCTAAACCAGCCCCGGTCGGTACGGATGTTGATAAACGCTTCCTTCCTGGCGCGCAGGGACCGAGAACCGGAATTGGGGCGCGCTGTCCGGGCTCTTGCCGACCGGTACGCAAACCGTCTGTCGTTCAGGTATGTGGCTCCCCTGCCTCCCTATAACTTCGTGGAGATTAACCTGCCCTGGCGGCCCCACCAAAGCGAGGGATAGACGGTGGAGGAACAGGTACGACATCAAGGTTTCTCCTTACTGAATCTGTTGTTCTGGCCGGTTACGTTACCCGTGCGGTCCCTGCGCTTCATCCTGGAACAGATTGCAGAAGTCGTGGACAGAGAAATGAACGATAGAGAGGCCGTGCGCAAACAGATGCAGGAACTGGAAGACAGGTACCGGAAAGGCGAGATCGACGAAGTGTCGTTTCAGGCAGCATGGGACGAACTGGCCAGCCGCTGGCAGGCACTGACAGAGGCCGGGGAAGAAGCCGGGGAAGAAGCCGGCCAGAATGCTGGCCTCCAAGACCAGGAAGGGTGGCGGTGACACCATGCCCATACAACCCGTACGGGACCGATCCACGCTGGCGGACGTGATAGACAAACTGCTCGACAAGGGTCTGGTGATCAACGCCGATATCCTTGTTTCGGTGGCAGGAGTGGAACTTCTCGGCATCAAGCTGCGAGCGGCCCTGGCTTCATTCGAGACGGCGGCCCGCTACGGGCTGGAATTTCCGTCTGGCACCAACCTGCAGACGGCAGCTTGGAGAGAAGCCGCCGTAGGCAAGGAGAGCTGTCCTCAATGCGAAAAGATCGTACCCGTTGACGAGTTGCTCCAAGAGGGGTGCCCATGGTGTGGATGGCAGAGCCCGCGGCGGCATTCTCTCGCGGCCTCGGCGGTCACGCAGCCCGCGGTCCCTGTAACTGCCGGTTCGGTACGGGGGAGGTTACCGTGACGGTTGCTGGTCTGGGTGACCTGCTGGAGCGGGTTGATCGTGCCAGCGCCAGGATGGTCTGGCACCTGATGTGGGAGGGTCACGCTCGCCTTGACGACCTGGCCCAAATCACCGGTCTGGATCATGCCCGGGTGCTGGAGCGGATCCGTTCGGTAATCAACCCCGTCAGCAGGAAGCTGTACGGGTGTGATTTGCTGATCTTCAGTCCCTGCCGGGTAGACCCCGCCACCGGATGTAAGGTCACCTTTGCCTGGTGGCTGGAGGTGCCTGCCGGCGGGGTCGTCCCGGCCAGCCGGCCAATGGCCGAGGTATTTGAGGAGGACGGGCACGTGCTGATACTGGCGGCCGTCGGCTCGCCTTTGCACGTGAGCGGGAGGGTCCAGGTTTCCTGCCGCAACGGGCTGTTGCGCGTACTGGTAGAAAAGGATGACTTCCCATGCCCATCAACGTAGACGCCGAACGCCTGAAAGAAGGGGTGCTGGGGCTGGTAGTCGCCCTGGCCGAGATAATCCGCGACTGCCTGAAACTCCAGGCTATCCGCCGTATGGAGTCGGGACGCCTGCTCCCCGAGGAGGCCGAACGGCTCGGGTGTGCACTCCTCGACCTGGACCGGGCTCTGGACGATATCAAGACCGAACAGGGGATCCGCCAGACCGTGGATGCAGTACGGAACGGTCTTGATGACGTGGTGGATGACTTCCTGAGCTGCTTGGTGGATCCTGGGCGCTGGAGCCAGGAGGGTACACGCGGTCGCGCGCCAGTTGAGGGAAGCCGTGGACCGGTCCGGCAAAGGCCGAGGGAGGTGTGA
Protein-coding sequences here:
- a CDS encoding gas vesicle protein GvpG, which produces MEEQVRHQGFSLLNLLFWPVTLPVRSLRFILEQIAEVVDREMNDREAVRKQMQELEDRYRKGEIDEVSFQAAWDELASRWQALTEAGEEAGEEAGQNAGLQDQEGWR
- the gvpK gene encoding gas vesicle protein GvpK, producing MPINVDAERLKEGVLGLVVALAEIIRDCLKLQAIRRMESGRLLPEEAERLGCALLDLDRALDDIKTEQGIRQTVDAVRNGLDDVVDDFLSCLVDPGRWSQEGTRGRAPVEGSRGPVRQRPREV
- a CDS encoding gas vesicle protein — encoded protein: MPIQPVRDRSTLADVIDKLLDKGLVINADILVSVAGVELLGIKLRAALASFETAARYGLEFPSGTNLQTAAWREAAVGKESCPQCEKIVPVDELLQEGCPWCGWQSPRRHSLAASAVTQPAVPVTAGSVRGRLP
- a CDS encoding GvpL/GvpF family gas vesicle protein, producing MGEAGLYLYGIVDGRTNVSLGPIGVGEPPADVRLIPMGDMAAVVSPAPNRVIAPRMSYLLAHDRVLNSLIHRYTVLPVAFGTVVPGEGELRACLDRYRSLLATELERLRDKVEVELKAFWVPEALMRAAGYKPGEFQSTEALHPNRRYQLALEVGQVVAATVEAWRQRLAPEICSYLAPCCLGYRLNQPRSVRMLINASFLARRDREPELGRAVRALADRYANRLSFRYVAPLPPYNFVEINLPWRPHQSEG